Proteins encoded within one genomic window of Halocatena marina:
- a CDS encoding CrcB family protein produces the protein MSDEHFLIRLEPVVLVGIGGFAGSNLRYFVAGLLPGPPGTLVANAVGSFVLGFILYEAMYSGLLSSKTHWVAATGFLSSFTTYSTFALQTALVSAPILMLANVLANYALGFGAVLLGREFARIVEVQ, from the coding sequence ATGTCAGATGAGCATTTTTTGATTCGGCTGGAACCCGTTGTACTCGTCGGAATTGGTGGATTCGCGGGATCGAATTTGCGATATTTCGTCGCGGGGTTACTACCGGGGCCACCGGGAACGCTCGTTGCCAACGCAGTCGGTAGTTTCGTGCTCGGATTCATTCTGTACGAAGCGATGTACAGCGGGCTCCTATCGAGCAAGACGCACTGGGTCGCCGCGACAGGATTTCTCTCTTCGTTTACCACATACAGCACGTTCGCACTCCAGACAGCACTCGTTTCTGCACCGATTTTGATGCTCGCCAACGTCCTCGCTAACTACGCCCTCGGATTCGGTGCTGTCCTCCTCGGACGAGAATTCGCACGGATAGTTGAGGTGCAGTAG